CATAGAGGCGGAGCTCGAGAGGACCTTCAGGGACGGCTCCAGGGTGTACGCCAACTACACCTTTCAGGAGCCCGAGGACAGGGAGACGCACCGAAGGCTCCCGAACGTCGCCAAGCACAAGGCCAACGTCGGGGCCGACCTTGCCATCACAGAGTATCTCAACGCGAACCTGAACGTCTTCTGGTCCGACGAGAGACCCAGGGTCACGGGTGACCCGCGCGACGCGCTCGCCAAATACACGCTGGTCGACCTGACGCTCATAGCGA
This sequence is a window from Thermodesulfobacteriota bacterium. Protein-coding genes within it:
- a CDS encoding TonB-dependent receptor, producing IEAELERTFRDGSRVYANYTFQEPEDRETHRRLPNVAKHKANVGADLAITEYLNANLNVFWSDERPRVTGDPRDALAKYTLVDLTLIAKDFAGGLELRLSGHNILDEDYEDPEDMSVPGDLPRDGVSVIGEVLYRF